From Cannabis sativa cultivar Pink pepper isolate KNU-18-1 chromosome 8, ASM2916894v1, whole genome shotgun sequence, a single genomic window includes:
- the LOC115701130 gene encoding probable UDP-N-acetylglucosamine--peptide N-acetylglucosaminyltransferase SPINDLY: MVRIEADVGNGRERSPLGENGFLKGPQPSPSTSGSNTSLSTVQSRFEGKDALSYANILRSRNKFADALALYENVLEEDAGNVEAHIGKGICLQMQNMGRLAFDSFTEAIKLDPQNACALTHCGILFKDEGRLVDAAESYQKALTADPSYKPAAECLAIVLTDLGTSLKLAGNTQEGIQKYFEALKIDPHYAPAYYNLGVVYSEMMQFDVALTYYEKAASVRPMYAEAYCNMGVIYKNRGELETAIACYDRCLAVSPNFEIAKNNMAIALTDLGTKVKLEGDIDQGINYYKKALTFNWHYADAMYNLGVAYGEMLKFDMAVVFYELAFHFNPHCVEACNNLGVIYKDRDNLDKAVECYQMALSIKPNFSQSLNNLGVVYTVQGKMDAAASMIEKAIVANPSYAEAYNNLGVLYRDAGNISMAVEAYERCLSIDPDSRNAGQNRLLALNYINEGTDDKLYDAHREWGRRFMRLYQQYTSWDNPKDPERPLVIGYISPDYFTHSVSYFIEAPLAHHNYANYKVVVYSAVVKGDAKTIRFREKVLKKGGIWKDIYGVDEKKVASMVREDKIDILVELTGHTANNKLGTMACRPAPLQVTWIGYPNTTGLPTIDYRITDSQADPPETKQKHVEELVRLPDCFLCYMPSPEAGSVSPAPALSNGFITFGSFNNLAKITPKVLQVWARILCAVPNSRLVVKCKPFCCDSVRQRFISTLEQLGLESLRIDLLPLILLNHDHMQAYSLMDISLDTFPYAGTTTTCESLYMGVPCVTMAGSVHAHNVGVSLLSKVGLEHLIAKNEDEYVQLALQLASDVTALSNLRMSLRDLMSKSPVCDGPNFARGLESTYRDMWRRYCKGDVPSSRQIKMLQQEVFSEETVTKFSNESSTGSIKSNGFNMAPASGPNIFSCEENGTISKLTGT, translated from the exons ATGGTGCGGATAGAGGCCGATGTTGGCAACGGGAGAGAGAGGAGCCCACTTGGTGAAAATGGCTTCTTGAAAGGCCCACAACCTTCTCCTAGTACAAGTGGTTCAAATACGAGTCTGAGTACGGTTCAGAGTAGGTTCGAAGGGAAAGATGCTCTTTCTTATGCCAATATTCTTCGGTCAAGAAACAAGTTTGCTGATGCTCTTGCCCTTTATGAGAATGTCTTGGAGGAAGATGCTGGGAATGTAGAAGCTCATATTGGAAAGGGGATTTGCCTACAGATGCAGAATATGGGAAGGCTTGCCTTTGACAGTTTTACAGAAGCTATTAAGTTAGATCCCCAGAATGCTTGTGCACTAACGCATTGTGGTATTTTATTCAAAGATGAGGGCCGCCTAGTGGATGCTGCTGAG TCATATCAAAAGGCTCTGACAGCAGATCCTTCATACAAACCAGCTGCTGAATGCCTAGCCATTGTATTGACAGATCTTGGAACCAGCTTAAAGCTTGCTGGAAATACACAGGAGGGAATTCAGAAATACTTTGAAGCATTGAAAATTGATCCTCATTATGCT CCTGCTTATTACAATCTTGGTGTTGTCTACTCTGAAATGATGCAATTTGACGTTGCTCTAACTTACTATGAGAAGGCTGCTTCAGTGAGGCCTATGTATGCTGAAGCATATTGCAATATGGGGGTAATTTATAAGAATCGCGGCGAGTTGGAGACAGCTATTGCATGTTATGATAG GTGTTTAGCTGTGTCACCAAACTTTGAGATTGCAAAAAATAACATGGCTATAGCCTTGACTGACTTGGGTACGAAG GTTAAATTAGAGGGAGATATTGATCAAGGTATAAACTACTACAAGAAAGCTTTGACCTTTAATTGGCATTATGCGGATGCTATGTACAATCTGGGTGTTGCATATGGTGAAATGCTCAAGTTTGACATG GCTGTTGTGTTCTATGAGCTTGCTTTCCACTTTAATCCTCATTGTGTTGAGGCATGTAACAATTTAGGAGTGATATACAAAGACAGAGACAACCTTGACAAAGCAGTAGAGTGTTATCAG aTGGCTTTGTCAATCAAGCCAAATTTTTCTCAGTCGCTGAACAATCTCGGTGTTGTCTACACTGTTCAG GGGAAAATGGATGCTGCTGCAAGCATGATTGAGAAAGCCATTGTTGCAAATCCTTCTTATGCAGAAGCATATAATAACTTGG GTGTTCTCTACAGAGATGCAGGCAATATTTCTATGGCTGTTGAAGCTTATGAACGATGCCTCAGCATTGATCCAGATTCTCGTAATGCAGGCCAG AATCGGTTGCTTGCCTTGAACTACATAAATGAAGGAACTGATGATAAGCTCTATGATGCTCACAG GGAATGGGGTAGGCGCTTTATGAGATTGTATCAACAGTACACTTCATGGGACAACCCAAAGGATCCAGAACGGCCCCTTGTGATTGGATATATATCTCCTGATTATTTCACACATTCTGTATCATATTTTATTGAAGCTCCCCTTGCACATCATAATTATGCAAACTACAAGGTTGTGGTTTATTCAGCAGTTGTGAAG GGAGATGCAAAAACTATCAGGTTTAGGGAAAAGGTCTTAAAGAAGGGAGGAATTTGGAAGGATATATATGGGGTTGATGAGAAAAAGGTTGCAAGCATGGTCAGAGAAGATAAAATCGATATCTTGGTTGAACTTACTGGTCATACAGCTAATAATAAGTTGGGAACAATGGCATGTCGTCCTGCACCACTTCAG GTTACTTGGATTGGTTACCCAAACACTACTGGTTTGCCAACAATTGATTACAGAATAACTGATTCACAAGCAGATCCTCCTGAGACAAAGCAGAA GCATGTTGAGGAGTTAGTTCGATTACCGGATTGCTTTCTTTGTTATATGCCCTCTCCTGAGGCTGGGTCTGTATCTCCAGCTCCTGCTCTTTCCAATGGATTCATTACATTTGGTAGCTTTAATAACCTAGCAAAG ATTACACCTAAAGTATTACAAGTTTGGGCAAGGATATTATGTGCGGTACCGAATTCTCGCCTTGTGGTGAAATGTAAGCCTTTTTGCTGCGATAGTGTGAGACAGAGATTTATTTCGACACTTGAGCAGCTGGGTTTGGAATCATTGCGTATTGATCTCCTGCCTTTAATTTTACTCAACCACGATCATATGCAAGCCTACTCTCTGATGGACATCAG TCTGGATACTTTTCCATATGCTGGAACAACTACAACATGCGAGTCTTTATACATGGGAGTTCCATGTGTTACAATGGCTGGTTCAGTACATGCTCACAATGTTGGCGTGAGTCTTCTCAGCAAAGTTG GGCTGGAACATTTAATTGCCAAAAATGAGGATGAATACGTACAGTTAGCACTGCAGCTGGCTTCAGATGTTACAGCACTATCAAATTTGAGGATGAGTCTACGAGATCTTATGTCGAAGTCTCCTGTGTGTGATGGACCGAACTTTGCTCGTGGCCTTGAATCAACATACAGGGATATGTGGCGCAGGTACTGTAAAGGTGATGTGCCATCTTCAAGACAAATAAAAATGCTACAACAGGAGGTTTTTTCTGAAGAAACAGTTACTAAATTCTCGAATGAAAGCTCTACTGGTTCTATTAAGAGTAACGGTTTCAATATGGCTCCAGCATCAGGACCTAATATTTTCAGTTGTGAAGAAAATGGAACCATATCAAAGCTTACCGGAACCTGA
- the LOC115701131 gene encoding peptidyl-prolyl cis-trans isomerase CYP18-2 isoform X2, whose translation MWASAEGGAPEVTLETSMGAFTIELYYKHSPRTCRNFLELSRRGYYDNVKFHRIIKDFIVQGGDPTGTGRGGESIYGSKFEDEIKPELKHTGAGILSMANAGPNTNGSQFFITLAPCPSLDGKHTIFGRVCKGMEIIKRLGSVQTDNTDRPVQEVKILRTSVKD comes from the exons ATGTGGGCAAGTGCAGAAGGAGGAGCTCCAGAGGTCACTCTCGAGACTTCAATGGGTGCTTTCACAATCGAG CTCTATTACAAACATTCCCCCAGAACTTGCAGAAACTTCCTTGAGCTTTCTCGTAGAGGCTATTACGACAATGTCAAATTCCACCGAATTatcaag GATTTTATAGTGCAAGGTGGGGATCCCACGGGAACAGGAAGAGGTGGGGAATCTATTTATGG TTCAAAGTTTGAGGATGAAATAAAACCCGAGCTGAAGCATACTGGAGCTGGAATTTTATCCATGGCTAATGCTGGTCCCAATACTAATGGAAGTCAATTCTTCATTACACTTGCTCCTTGCCCTTCTTTGGATG GAAAACACACAATATTTGGAAGAGTATGTAAAGGGATGGAAATCATCAAAAGACTTGGAAGTGTCCAAACTGATAATACTGATAG ACCCGTTCAAGAAGTAAAGATTCTAAGGACGTCAGTCAAAGATTAG
- the LOC115701131 gene encoding peptidyl-prolyl cis-trans isomerase CYP18-2 isoform X1 — protein sequence MWASAEGGAPEVTLETSMGAFTIELYYKHSPRTCRNFLELSRRGYYDNVKFHRIIKDFIVQGGDPTGTGRGLLTLVSFVWIYHCNFSSKFEDEIKPELKHTGAGILSMANAGPNTNGSQFFITLAPCPSLDGKHTIFGRVCKGMEIIKRLGSVQTDNTDRPVQEVKILRTSVKD from the exons ATGTGGGCAAGTGCAGAAGGAGGAGCTCCAGAGGTCACTCTCGAGACTTCAATGGGTGCTTTCACAATCGAG CTCTATTACAAACATTCCCCCAGAACTTGCAGAAACTTCCTTGAGCTTTCTCGTAGAGGCTATTACGACAATGTCAAATTCCACCGAATTatcaag GATTTTATAGTGCAAGGTGGGGATCCCACGGGAACAGGAAGAG GTTTGTTAACTCTTGTTTCTTTTGTATGGATTTATCACTGCAATTTCAGTTCAAAGTTTGAGGATGAAATAAAACCCGAGCTGAAGCATACTGGAGCTGGAATTTTATCCATGGCTAATGCTGGTCCCAATACTAATGGAAGTCAATTCTTCATTACACTTGCTCCTTGCCCTTCTTTGGATG GAAAACACACAATATTTGGAAGAGTATGTAAAGGGATGGAAATCATCAAAAGACTTGGAAGTGTCCAAACTGATAATACTGATAG ACCCGTTCAAGAAGTAAAGATTCTAAGGACGTCAGTCAAAGATTAG
- the LOC115701470 gene encoding mitochondrial fission protein ELM1 isoform X1, whose protein sequence is MRPIRLPEVTIGISGSPEIFSRGIHGVIKRAVIIGNGFAGAENQCIGLVRGLGLSGRHSLYRVSRPRGGINDWLHWIPVALHKKLEHLFRRIHGSLRLRIPAKGHRVNPISFGQNGITDILEADANHIANMARENLDNFVLQGWSVACGSIWKGYHLCFKHYKAFSSRKCFCCTGKWKYQGISSAFFSLAFVFQIQHPRTHLNRFDLVITPRHDYYPLTPHAQKQIPWFLRRWITPREPPGRNVVLTLGALHQADSAALKKAASAWHDELALLPKPLVVVNIGGPSRNCRYDVDLANQLACMLQNVLPSCGSVRISFSRRTPKKVSKVFVKELSTNPKVYIWNGEGPNPHLGHLAWADAFVITADTVSMLSEACTTGKPVYVIGAERCTWKFADFQKSLQERGAARPFTGKEDMSQSWSYPPLNDTAEAAHVVKMALSERGWSILT, encoded by the exons ATGAGGCCAATCAGGCTCCCCGAAGTTACAATCGGAATTTCTGGATCGCCGGAGATATTCTCCCGTGGAATCCACGGCGTTATCAAACGTGCCGTCATCATAGGAAACGGCTTCGCCGGTGCCGAGAATCAGTGCATCGGTTTGGTTCGTGGTCTTGGCCTCTCAGGTCGCCATTCTCTTTAC CGTGTGAGTAGACCTAGAGGAGGAATCAACGATTGGCTTCACTGGATTCCAGTTGCTCTACACAAAAAATTAGAGCACTTGTTCAGGAGGATTCATGGAAGCTTGCGGCTTAGAATACCAGCTAAAGGGCACAGAGTAAATCCCATTTCGTTTGGGCAAAATG GCATAACTGATATCTTAGAGGCTGATGCAAATCATATTGCAAATATGGCTCGTGAAAATTTGGATAA TTTTGTTCTTCAGGGATGGTCCGTTGCTTGTGGTAGCATCTGGAAGGGATACCATTTGTGTTTCAAGCACTATAAAGCGTTTAGCTCCAGAAAGTGTTTTTGTTGTACAG GAAAATGGAAATATCAGGGCATCTCAAGCGCATTCTTTTCTTTGGCTTTTGTGTTTCAGATTCAACATCCTAGGACGCATCTGAATAGGTTTGATTTGGTCATAACTCCCCGTCATGATTATTACCCATTGACACCTCATGCACAGAAGCAAATTCCATGGTTTTTACGAAGGTGGATTACTCCACGTGAACCACCTGGTAGGAATGTG GTTCTCACCCTTGGAGCTCTTCACCAAGCTGACTCTGCTGCACTAAAGAAAGCTGCTTCTGCCTGGCATGATGAGTTGGCATTGCTTCCCAAACCTTTGGTTGTGGTTAACATTGGAGGCCCTTCAA gaaATTGTCGTTATGATGTGGATCTTGCTAATCAGTTAGCATGTATGTTACAAAATGTCCTTCCGAGTTGTGGAAGTGTGAGAATATCTTTCTCTAGACGAACTCCTAAGAAG GTGTCAAAAGTTTTTGTTAAAGAGTTAAGTACTAATCCGAAAGTATACATTTGGAATGGTGAAG GTCCAAATCCACACTTGGGGCATCTAGCTTGGGCTGATGCTTTTGTAATCACAGCTGATACCGTCAGTATGTTGAGTGAGGCTTGCACTACGGG CAAGCCTGTTTATGTAATTGGTGCTGAACGGTGTACATGGAAGTTTGCAGACTTCCAGAAGTCTTTACAGGAACGAGGAGCAGCTCGACCATTTACTGGGAAAGAGGAT ATGTCCCAAAGCTGGAGCTATCCTCCTCTTAATGACACTGCAGAAGCTGCCCATGTGGTAAAAATGGCACTCTCTGAACGTGGATGGAGTATACTTACATAG
- the LOC115701470 gene encoding mitochondrial fission protein ELM1 isoform X2, whose amino-acid sequence MRPIRLPEVTIGISGSPEIFSRGIHGVIKRAVIIGNGFAGAENQCIGLVRGLGLSGRHSLYRVSRPRGGINDWLHWIPVALHKKLEHLFRRIHGSLRLRIPAKGHRVNPISFGQNGITDILEADANHIANMARENLDKDGPLLVVASGRDTICVSSTIKRLAPESVFVVQIQHPRTHLNRFDLVITPRHDYYPLTPHAQKQIPWFLRRWITPREPPGRNVVLTLGALHQADSAALKKAASAWHDELALLPKPLVVVNIGGPSRNCRYDVDLANQLACMLQNVLPSCGSVRISFSRRTPKKVSKVFVKELSTNPKVYIWNGEGPNPHLGHLAWADAFVITADTVSMLSEACTTGKPVYVIGAERCTWKFADFQKSLQERGAARPFTGKEDMSQSWSYPPLNDTAEAAHVVKMALSERGWSILT is encoded by the exons ATGAGGCCAATCAGGCTCCCCGAAGTTACAATCGGAATTTCTGGATCGCCGGAGATATTCTCCCGTGGAATCCACGGCGTTATCAAACGTGCCGTCATCATAGGAAACGGCTTCGCCGGTGCCGAGAATCAGTGCATCGGTTTGGTTCGTGGTCTTGGCCTCTCAGGTCGCCATTCTCTTTAC CGTGTGAGTAGACCTAGAGGAGGAATCAACGATTGGCTTCACTGGATTCCAGTTGCTCTACACAAAAAATTAGAGCACTTGTTCAGGAGGATTCATGGAAGCTTGCGGCTTAGAATACCAGCTAAAGGGCACAGAGTAAATCCCATTTCGTTTGGGCAAAATG GCATAACTGATATCTTAGAGGCTGATGCAAATCATATTGCAAATATGGCTCGTGAAAATTTGGATAA GGATGGTCCGTTGCTTGTGGTAGCATCTGGAAGGGATACCATTTGTGTTTCAAGCACTATAAAGCGTTTAGCTCCAGAAAGTGTTTTTGTTGTACAG ATTCAACATCCTAGGACGCATCTGAATAGGTTTGATTTGGTCATAACTCCCCGTCATGATTATTACCCATTGACACCTCATGCACAGAAGCAAATTCCATGGTTTTTACGAAGGTGGATTACTCCACGTGAACCACCTGGTAGGAATGTG GTTCTCACCCTTGGAGCTCTTCACCAAGCTGACTCTGCTGCACTAAAGAAAGCTGCTTCTGCCTGGCATGATGAGTTGGCATTGCTTCCCAAACCTTTGGTTGTGGTTAACATTGGAGGCCCTTCAA gaaATTGTCGTTATGATGTGGATCTTGCTAATCAGTTAGCATGTATGTTACAAAATGTCCTTCCGAGTTGTGGAAGTGTGAGAATATCTTTCTCTAGACGAACTCCTAAGAAG GTGTCAAAAGTTTTTGTTAAAGAGTTAAGTACTAATCCGAAAGTATACATTTGGAATGGTGAAG GTCCAAATCCACACTTGGGGCATCTAGCTTGGGCTGATGCTTTTGTAATCACAGCTGATACCGTCAGTATGTTGAGTGAGGCTTGCACTACGGG CAAGCCTGTTTATGTAATTGGTGCTGAACGGTGTACATGGAAGTTTGCAGACTTCCAGAAGTCTTTACAGGAACGAGGAGCAGCTCGACCATTTACTGGGAAAGAGGAT ATGTCCCAAAGCTGGAGCTATCCTCCTCTTAATGACACTGCAGAAGCTGCCCATGTGGTAAAAATGGCACTCTCTGAACGTGGATGGAGTATACTTACATAG
- the LOC115701018 gene encoding casparian strip membrane protein 1, which yields MKSGDHSTTIDVAGPSNSSTKGKSTTVLVAAPKATGMKKGMAIADFVLRLGAIIAALSAAATMGTSDESLPFFTQFFQFEASYDDMPTFQFFLIAMALVSGYLVLSLPFSIVTIVRPHASGIKLFLVIMDTVALTLATSAAAAAAAIVYLAHNGNASSNWLAICNQFTDFCQNVSGAVVAAFVSVVVFICLILLSALFLRKH from the exons ATGAAGAGTGGAGATCATTCAACCACCATTGATGTTGCAGGGCCAAGCAACTCATCAACAAAAGGAAAATCAACTACAGTTTTAGTAGCAGCCCCCAAAGCCACAGGAATGAAGAAAGGAATGGCCATAGCCGACTTCGTCTTAAGGCTTGGCGCCATAATTGCTGCGCTTTCAGCTGCAGCCACCATGGGAACCAGTGATGAAAGTCTTCCTTTCTTCACTCAGTTCTTCCAATTTGAAGCTAGCTACGATGACATGCCAACATTTCA ATTTTTCCTGATAGCAATGGCACTAGTGAGTGGCTACCTAGTCCTCTCTCTTCCATTCTCCATAGTCACCATTGTTCGTCCCCATGCATCTGGAATCAAGCTCTTCCTTGTCATTATGGACACT GTGGCACTAACTCTGGCCACTTCAGCCGCGGCTGCAGCGGCCGCCATAGTTTACTTGGCTCACAATGGCAATGCTAGCTCGAACTGGCTTGCCATTTGTAACCAATTCACAGATTTCTGCCAGAATGTGAGTGGAGCTGTGGTGGCTGCTTTTGTTAGTGTTGTTGTCTTCATATGCTTGATTCTGCTCTCTGCTTTGTTTCTCAGAAAACATTAA